The window CATGCCGTCGCCGGTGGCCATGATGACGCGCAGGCCGGCATCGCGCAGAGCGCGCATGGCTCCCGGCGTGCCGGCCTTGAGCGGATCGGCCAGTGCCACCAGGCCGGCCAGGCGTCCGTCCAGCGCCAGGAAAACCACGCTGGCGCCTTGCTGGCGCAGCGCTTCGGACTGCGCCGCCAAGCCAAGCCAGTCGACCTGTTCCTGTTCCATCAGCCGCGTGTTGCCAAGCGCCAGACGGCGGCCCGCCACGCTGCCCCGTACGCCGATGCCGCTGGCCGATTCGAACCTCTCGGGCGTGGCCAGTGGCAGGCCACGCCGGCGCGCTTCGCGCACGATCGCCTGGGCCAGCGGATGTTCGCTCCCCTGGTCCAGGCTGGCGGCCAGCCGCAGTACGTCCTGCTCGCTGGTGCCCGGCGCGGCGATCACGCGCTCGAAGGCCGGCTTGCCTTCGGTCAGAGTGCCGGTCTTGTCGACGATCAGGGTATCGACCTTGCGCAGCGCTTCGATGGCGGCCGCGTCGCGGAACAGGATGCCCTGCGTGGCGGCGCGCCCGGTGGCTGCCATCACCGACATCGGCGTGGCCAGCCCCAGCGCGCACGGACAGGCGATGATCAGCACCGCCACCGCATTCAGAAAGCCGTAGGCCCAGCCGGGCTGCGGGCCGAACCATCCCCAGCCGAGCAGGGTGAGCAGGGCGATGGCGGTGACGGCCAGTACGAAATACCCCGCCACCACGTCGGCCAGCCGTTGCAGCGGCGCGCGCGAGCGCTGGGCGCTGGCCACCAGTTCGACGATGCGCGCCAGCACGGTGTGCGCTCCGACCAGCTCGGCCCGCATCACCAGGCTGCCGCTGGTATTGATGGTGGCGCCGATCAGCTTCTCGCCCGGGCGCTTGCTGACCGGGACCGGTTCGCCCGTGAGCATCGATTCGTCGACGGCGCTCTCGCCTTCGAGTACCACGCCGTCGACCGGTACCTTATCGCCGGGACGCACGCGCAAGCGGTCGCCCACCCGCACATCAGCCAATGGCACTTCGTCCACGGCGCCGTCCTCGCGCAGGCGGTGCGCCCTGGCGGGGGCAAGCCCCAGCAGCGCCTTGATCGCCAGCGAGGTCCGGGCCCGTGCGCGCAGTTCGAGCACCTGGCCGAGCAAGGTGAGCGAGACGATGACCGCCGCCGCCTCGAAATACACGCCAGCCATGCCATCGGCCGCCAGCGCTGCCGGAAAAA of the Massilia violaceinigra genome contains:
- a CDS encoding copper-transporting P-type ATPase; this translates as MNDASHPPPGAGAAVYTCPMHPQIRRSGPGTCPICGMALEPLMPALDDDNPELHAMQRRFRLSLPLTVLLMVVAMGGHRLLPPGWPQHWIELVLSTPVVLWAGGPFFVRWRDSLRNRSPNMWTLIGTGVAAAYGYSVAATVAPGIFPAALAADGMAGVYFEAAAVIVSLTLLGQVLELRARARTSLAIKALLGLAPARAHRLREDGAVDEVPLADVRVGDRLRVRPGDKVPVDGVVLEGESAVDESMLTGEPVPVSKRPGEKLIGATINTSGSLVMRAELVGAHTVLARIVELVASAQRSRAPLQRLADVVAGYFVLAVTAIALLTLLGWGWFGPQPGWAYGFLNAVAVLIIACPCALGLATPMSVMAATGRAATQGILFRDAAAIEALRKVDTLIVDKTGTLTEGKPAFERVIAAPGTSEQDVLRLAASLDQGSEHPLAQAIVREARRRGLPLATPERFESASGIGVRGSVAGRRLALGNTRLMEQEQVDWLGLAAQSEALRQQGASVVFLALDGRLAGLVALADPLKAGTPGAMRALRDAGLRVIMATGDGMTTARHVANQLDIGEVVGEARPDTKLDLVERLQQAGKVVAMAGDGINDAPALARADVGIAMGSGTDVAINSAHVTLVKGDLRAIARARQLSVETVRNMRQNLAFAFLYNALGIPLAAGVLYPFTGQLLSPMVAALAMSLSSMSVIVNALRLRVRRA